A section of the Marinoscillum sp. 108 genome encodes:
- a CDS encoding CotH kinase family protein: protein MMKKILLPIILLISFMACEQERIGTSEDDNEDIIFDDTDFEATDWTTDTHSNDVDPNFEEVFDDNAVKRLDLVITADRWETMLDDMTSLYGTFGVGRGGNSFSDENPVFVPAEVFYEGTQWYKVGVRFKGNSSLASTWKSGNMKLSFKLDFDEFEDDYPQIKNQRFYGFKKLSLKNNYNDKSMLREKVAGDIFRNAGLVGSHTAFYTLYVDHGEGPVYFGLYTLVEEVDDTVIDTQFANNDGNLYQPDGDGASFASGTFSESVFGKETNEDAADWSDIQNLFTALHADNRTSNAAAWRTSLESVLDTDVFLKYLAVNTVIQNWDTYGRMTHNYFLYNNPETNLLTWIPWDNNEALQTGNMGGSLPLNFSGLSSAQWPLIGYLYADATYKAQYDTYVEEVINGVFNPSDMQATYTTYATLVEPYATSEIRGYSFLNSSSDFQSAVNTLKTHVTQRSAAVAAYLD from the coding sequence ATGATGAAGAAAATACTTCTGCCCATAATCCTTCTTATCTCTTTCATGGCATGCGAACAAGAGCGTATTGGAACTTCAGAAGATGATAACGAAGACATCATCTTTGATGACACTGATTTTGAAGCTACAGACTGGACCACCGATACCCACAGCAACGATGTGGATCCAAATTTTGAAGAGGTTTTTGATGACAATGCCGTCAAACGACTTGACCTGGTGATTACCGCTGATCGTTGGGAGACCATGCTGGACGACATGACCAGCCTGTATGGAACTTTTGGAGTGGGCAGGGGTGGAAATTCGTTTTCAGATGAAAATCCTGTTTTTGTCCCCGCAGAGGTGTTTTATGAAGGCACCCAATGGTACAAAGTAGGTGTTCGCTTCAAAGGCAACTCCAGTCTGGCATCTACCTGGAAGTCCGGCAATATGAAGTTGTCATTCAAACTTGACTTTGACGAGTTTGAAGATGACTATCCACAAATCAAGAATCAGCGATTTTATGGATTCAAGAAGCTAAGTCTCAAAAACAACTACAACGACAAGTCCATGCTGCGGGAGAAAGTGGCAGGTGATATTTTCAGAAACGCCGGACTGGTGGGTTCACATACTGCATTTTATACACTCTATGTAGACCATGGAGAGGGCCCGGTGTACTTCGGACTGTACACCCTGGTGGAAGAAGTAGATGATACGGTCATTGATACCCAATTTGCCAATAATGACGGCAACCTCTACCAGCCTGATGGTGATGGCGCCAGCTTTGCCTCAGGTACATTCAGTGAGTCCGTTTTTGGGAAGGAAACCAATGAAGATGCTGCCGACTGGTCGGATATACAGAACCTGTTTACAGCACTACATGCCGACAACAGAACGAGCAATGCAGCGGCATGGCGTACCAGCCTGGAGTCTGTTTTGGATACCGATGTATTCTTAAAGTACCTAGCGGTGAATACCGTCATACAAAACTGGGATACCTATGGAAGGATGACCCACAACTACTTTTTGTACAACAATCCTGAAACCAATCTGCTCACCTGGATTCCCTGGGATAACAATGAGGCCTTGCAAACCGGCAATATGGGTGGATCACTACCCCTTAATTTTTCAGGGCTGTCTTCCGCTCAGTGGCCGTTGATCGGATATCTGTATGCCGATGCCACCTACAAAGCACAGTATGACACCTATGTGGAAGAGGTCATCAATGGGGTATTTAACCCCAGCGACATGCAGGCTACCTATACCACCTACGCTACTTTGGTAGAACCATATGCTACTTCGGAAATTCGCGGGTATTCATTTCTGAACAGCAGTTCCGATTTTCAATCGGCCGTGAATACATTGAAAACACATGTAACGCAGCGATCGGCAGCCGTGGCAGCCTACCTGGACTGA
- a CDS encoding lamin tail domain-containing protein has protein sequence MLISSKIYRFTFLLSLFSLLLTIACGGGDGDDEPEPTAEGILINEIVASGDDWIELYNALETSKDLSGYTISDSGNEYELPAGTTIAARGFVVLLCNDLGTGLNTNFKLSSSGESVSLKNAEGTLIDQVEFPNLDNGQSYARFPDGADLWQITGVTTQGESNGSDGAPAINSISRSPLVPALNENVVVTAELISTTGVASVKLFHRFNGSAFSEVAMTLQSGTSYTGTIPGMATEGTVEYYVEAVGTNGSSSFKPASAPDNTDDYLLNTDPLPQLVINEFMASNTSCCPDTDSGEDEFDDWIEIHNLGATAVNLADMYFSDDKDNPFGDKISDDDAAATTIPAGGYLVFWADGSTSQGPTHLNFSLSADGEDVGLFYIDGRTIDAYTFGAQSENVSWGRITDGGDTWGAQATPTPGQANQ, from the coding sequence ATGCTTATTTCGTCCAAGATTTATCGATTCACCTTCTTACTCAGCCTCTTCTCCCTCCTGCTAACCATCGCCTGTGGCGGCGGTGATGGGGATGACGAACCGGAGCCAACCGCAGAAGGCATTTTGATCAACGAAATAGTGGCCTCCGGTGATGATTGGATTGAATTGTACAACGCGCTGGAAACCAGCAAAGACCTGAGTGGCTATACTATTTCGGATAGCGGCAATGAATATGAATTGCCTGCCGGCACCACCATTGCGGCCAGGGGATTTGTGGTGCTGCTCTGCAATGATCTCGGAACAGGCCTCAATACCAACTTCAAGCTTTCGTCAAGTGGAGAATCGGTGTCCCTGAAAAATGCCGAAGGGACTCTTATTGATCAAGTGGAATTCCCCAATCTGGACAATGGTCAGTCCTATGCCAGATTCCCGGATGGTGCGGATCTTTGGCAGATCACCGGTGTTACCACTCAAGGAGAATCCAACGGGTCGGATGGAGCTCCGGCCATCAATTCCATCTCCAGATCTCCACTCGTGCCAGCATTGAATGAAAATGTGGTCGTCACTGCCGAGTTGATTTCAACCACTGGTGTGGCTTCAGTAAAGTTGTTTCATCGCTTCAATGGCAGTGCCTTCTCGGAGGTGGCCATGACGCTTCAAAGCGGAACCTCTTACACTGGCACAATCCCGGGAATGGCCACAGAAGGGACTGTGGAGTATTACGTGGAAGCAGTAGGAACTAACGGATCATCTTCATTCAAGCCTGCCTCTGCGCCGGATAATACTGACGATTATTTACTCAATACAGATCCCCTGCCCCAGTTGGTCATCAATGAATTTATGGCCAGCAATACCTCCTGTTGTCCGGATACCGATAGTGGAGAGGATGAGTTTGACGACTGGATAGAAATCCACAACCTGGGCGCTACTGCAGTGAATCTTGCAGACATGTATTTCTCAGACGATAAAGACAATCCTTTCGGCGATAAAATCAGTGATGATGACGCTGCTGCCACTACCATTCCTGCGGGTGGTTATCTGGTGTTTTGGGCAGACGGATCCACCAGCCAGGGACCCACTCACCTCAATTTTAGCTTGAGCGCAGATGGCGAAGATGTCGGGTTGTTTTACATCGATGGACGTACCATTGACGCCTACACCTTTGGCGCCCAAAGCGAGAATGTCTCATGGGGACGAATCACAGATGGTGGCGACACCTGGGGAGCGCAGGCTACCCCCACACCGGGCCAGGCCAATCAATGA
- a CDS encoding EF-hand domain-containing protein, with product MAFLIVSCASQKNQTSSNDQRPSGQQAGRQQGPPSFSQLIAEMDANEDGKLAKSEVKGPLANDFSKIDTNSDGFLSESELKNAHAPQRGGPRN from the coding sequence ATGGCCTTCTTGATCGTGTCATGTGCTTCACAGAAAAATCAGACCAGTAGCAATGACCAAAGACCTTCGGGTCAGCAGGCTGGTCGTCAGCAGGGACCGCCAAGTTTCTCTCAGCTCATCGCTGAAATGGACGCCAACGAGGATGGTAAACTGGCCAAAAGCGAGGTGAAAGGGCCCCTGGCCAATGATTTCTCAAAAATTGACACCAACAGTGACGGGTTTCTTTCAGAAAGTGAATTGAAAAATGCCCATGCGCCACAGAGAGGCGGCCCAAGAAACTAA
- a CDS encoding universal stress protein: MEAFKHHSYQVALVTLDLTEMDEHVIRYAAMISKILPIERIFFLHVAKTLEFPEELIQKYPTLMAPLDESIQAEIEQKVGQYFQGSEVKTECIVKDGAPIDKILKLAKVKSVDLIVMGRKKSLKGSGLVSSHIARKCPCSLLLVPENFRPEIKKVLIPVDFSRHSALAVHQAEVLTKKSPKDMALVHIYNVPTGYYKIGKTYEEFDEIIRGHARNECAKFQKDHQFSGDLECSFLSSKLDENEKLVHARAIEFGADIIAIGSRGRTTASSILIGSMAEKLVFHESDIPVLIVKNKGENMGFLEAILRV, encoded by the coding sequence ATGGAAGCTTTCAAACATCATTCTTACCAGGTAGCACTCGTTACCCTCGATCTTACAGAAATGGATGAACATGTGATCCGGTATGCGGCCATGATCAGCAAAATCCTCCCTATTGAGCGAATTTTCTTTTTGCATGTGGCCAAAACCCTTGAATTTCCGGAGGAACTTATCCAAAAGTATCCTACTTTGATGGCCCCGCTTGATGAAAGTATTCAGGCAGAAATAGAGCAAAAGGTTGGCCAGTATTTTCAGGGGTCTGAAGTTAAAACAGAATGCATCGTTAAGGATGGGGCTCCTATTGATAAGATTTTGAAATTGGCCAAAGTAAAGTCTGTGGACTTGATCGTGATGGGAAGGAAGAAGAGTCTGAAAGGTTCCGGCCTGGTTTCCAGTCACATCGCCAGAAAGTGCCCATGTTCGCTTTTACTCGTACCCGAAAACTTTAGACCTGAAATCAAAAAAGTATTGATCCCTGTCGACTTTTCAAGGCATTCTGCACTTGCGGTGCATCAGGCAGAAGTGCTGACAAAAAAATCACCGAAAGACATGGCTTTGGTGCATATCTACAACGTGCCTACAGGATATTATAAGATCGGAAAAACGTATGAGGAATTTGATGAGATCATCAGAGGTCATGCCAGGAATGAATGTGCCAAATTTCAGAAAGATCATCAGTTTTCGGGTGACCTGGAGTGTTCCTTCCTTTCTTCAAAGCTGGATGAAAATGAGAAGCTGGTACATGCGCGAGCTATTGAGTTTGGGGCGGATATCATCGCCATAGGCTCCCGGGGAAGAACCACTGCTTCTTCTATTTTGATCGGCTCTATGGCGGAAAAACTGGTATTTCATGAGTCGGACATTCCGGTGCTTATTGTGAAAAACAAAGGCGAAAATATGGGTTTTCTGGAAGCGATATTGCGTGTTTAA
- a CDS encoding universal stress protein, whose protein sequence is MKTLKNILVPTDFSERAGNALEQAIYLADRMGGRLLILHVYHRLIAEEDYEDHPDKLEKSIDRKFAKLLKEHPGLNRVPHEFRKERGLSLDNIVGTAQNEAIDLLVMATKGAKGFDEIWGTKTAKIIKRVDVPVFVIPDKTSLKRLKKVGLASDYSTSTVNREIQFLISLAKEMELTVDVITLNRDAKNMIRQELDNREVILKQLEEVKSDFHFTYHHSVEEGLVEYSLAHKVDLITILPKSYSFIERLFNESLTEKMTFHSPIPLLILK, encoded by the coding sequence ATGAAAACACTAAAAAACATTCTAGTACCTACAGATTTTTCAGAAAGAGCAGGAAATGCCTTGGAACAGGCGATTTACCTGGCGGACCGGATGGGTGGTCGATTGCTCATACTGCACGTGTATCATCGCCTCATCGCTGAGGAAGACTATGAAGATCACCCCGATAAACTTGAAAAAAGCATTGACAGAAAGTTCGCAAAACTCCTTAAAGAGCACCCGGGGTTGAACAGGGTGCCTCATGAATTCAGAAAAGAGCGGGGCCTTTCGTTGGATAACATTGTGGGGACTGCTCAGAACGAAGCGATTGATCTACTGGTCATGGCCACCAAAGGAGCTAAGGGTTTTGATGAAATCTGGGGAACAAAAACAGCAAAGATTATCAAAAGAGTAGACGTGCCCGTATTTGTCATTCCAGATAAAACGTCACTCAAGCGCCTGAAAAAAGTAGGCCTGGCCAGTGACTACAGTACTTCCACAGTGAATCGGGAAATTCAGTTTTTGATTAGTTTGGCTAAGGAAATGGAGCTGACTGTGGATGTGATTACATTGAATCGTGATGCGAAAAATATGATCAGGCAGGAACTTGATAATCGAGAGGTCATTCTCAAACAGCTGGAAGAAGTGAAATCAGACTTTCATTTTACCTACCACCACAGTGTGGAAGAAGGCCTGGTGGAATACAGTCTGGCCCATAAGGTCGATCTGATCACCATACTCCCAAAGAGTTATTCTTTCATCGAGCGACTTTTTAACGAGAGCTTAACAGAAAAAATGACCTTTCACAGCCCCATACCTTTGCTGATATTAAAATAA